Proteins from one Oscillatoria nigro-viridis PCC 7112 genomic window:
- a CDS encoding glycoside hydrolase family 24 protein: protein MYAPEHLGSHLQPISDIELIRLWVERKSPRRKRFSWQAANRFRLFVEKPLAEVTLTDVETFAAAMRSRKLAPGVYKQTLLALKSLFAFGQQTGILPAALPLHGWPVLQRRQLSKRLRFKLSWSLCICLCFFLGRMTPRLWGQSVSAESSPAPKRLPEVAALDSPDKGEDNIDRDRAPETATLNSPEPIQDSRLDSIGPERRVKAFLDTIATAEGTASPDGYRTQYTGTKFVSFQDHPREMRCGRRYGKKLCSDAAGRYQFLSTTWDRFAKKFGVRDFSPENQDLMAIELIREKGALEDIEAGRLESAVRKLAYIWPSFRRYGGSVESSMPKLEAMYLQNLGIYRQGLVVSN from the coding sequence TTGTACGCGCCAGAACATCTGGGAAGCCATCTGCAACCCATTTCAGATATCGAGCTAATTCGCCTGTGGGTGGAGCGCAAATCCCCCCGCCGCAAGCGCTTTAGCTGGCAGGCTGCCAACCGTTTTCGGCTGTTTGTAGAAAAACCGCTGGCAGAAGTGACTCTGACTGATGTCGAGACTTTCGCTGCAGCAATGAGATCTCGGAAACTTGCACCCGGTGTTTACAAGCAAACCTTGCTAGCGCTGAAATCGCTGTTCGCCTTCGGCCAGCAAACGGGAATCTTGCCCGCAGCCCTCCCCCTGCACGGGTGGCCGGTGCTGCAGCGCAGGCAACTGTCCAAACGCCTCCGTTTTAAACTTTCATGGAGTTTGTGCATCTGTTTGTGCTTTTTTTTGGGTCGAATGACCCCGAGACTTTGGGGGCAATCGGTCTCGGCAGAAAGCTCGCCCGCCCCGAAACGCCTCCCGGAAGTTGCGGCCCTCGATTCACCAGACAAAGGAGAGGATAACATCGATCGCGATCGAGCACCGGAAACTGCAACCCTGAATTCACCAGAGCCCATACAGGATAGCAGACTCGATAGCATCGGGCCAGAACGTCGAGTCAAAGCCTTTCTCGACACCATAGCCACCGCCGAAGGAACCGCTAGCCCCGACGGCTACCGCACCCAATACACCGGCACGAAATTTGTCAGCTTTCAAGATCATCCCAGGGAAATGAGGTGCGGCCGCCGCTACGGCAAAAAACTCTGTTCCGACGCTGCGGGGCGATATCAGTTTCTCAGCACCACTTGGGACAGATTTGCCAAAAAATTTGGCGTCCGCGATTTCAGCCCCGAAAATCAAGATTTGATGGCTATAGAGTTAATCCGAGAAAAAGGTGCATTAGAAGATATAGAAGCGGGTCGATTGGAGTCAGCAGTCAGAAAACTAGCTTACATCTGGCCTTCTTTTCGGCGTTATGGCGGTTCTGTGGAATCGTCGATGCCCAAACTCGAAGCAATGTACCTGCAAAATTTGGGGATTTACCGGCAAGGATTAGTTGTTAGCAATTAG
- a CDS encoding YihY/virulence factor BrkB family protein, producing MKLKTVISLLKETFTEWQEDKAPTLAAALAYYTVFSLAPLLIIVIAIAGLVFGADAAQGQIVAQLQSLIGKDGAETVQELILKASEPKSGMIATLVGIATLLWGASNVFTNLKEALNTIWNVSPPPGRGIWGFLQDRVLSFAMILGIGFLLLVSLVISAVLAAVSYWLNGLLHLPINIWQIVDFALSFGVVTLLFALIYKLLPDVHLAWNDVWIGAAITSVLFTIGKSLIGIYLGGSGIASTYGAAGSFVIILLWINYSAQILFLGAEFTQVWANRYGSLMRGSRKNILNSENGESSARKHRKHS from the coding sequence GTGAAATTAAAAACAGTCATATCGCTACTCAAAGAAACTTTTACTGAATGGCAAGAAGATAAAGCGCCAACCCTAGCCGCCGCCCTAGCCTATTACACAGTCTTCTCCCTCGCCCCGCTGCTAATTATCGTAATTGCGATCGCCGGTTTAGTATTTGGTGCAGACGCAGCCCAAGGTCAAATCGTCGCCCAACTCCAAAGTTTAATTGGCAAAGATGGCGCCGAAACCGTCCAAGAACTCATCCTGAAAGCCTCCGAACCAAAGTCGGGAATGATTGCTACTTTAGTCGGCATCGCTACACTTTTGTGGGGCGCTTCCAACGTGTTTACTAATCTCAAAGAAGCCCTCAATACTATTTGGAATGTTTCACCGCCCCCCGGACGAGGAATCTGGGGATTTCTCCAAGACCGCGTATTGTCTTTTGCAATGATTTTAGGCATAGGTTTTCTACTGCTAGTATCTTTAGTAATTAGTGCCGTTTTAGCGGCAGTTAGCTATTGGTTGAACGGCTTGCTGCACTTACCAATCAACATTTGGCAGATTGTGGACTTTGCTCTCTCTTTTGGCGTAGTTACGCTGCTTTTTGCCTTAATTTACAAACTTTTACCCGATGTCCATCTTGCCTGGAATGATGTTTGGATCGGCGCCGCCATCACCTCAGTGCTGTTTACGATCGGCAAGTCCCTAATAGGAATTTACCTCGGAGGTAGCGGTATTGCCTCTACCTACGGTGCTGCTGGCTCGTTCGTGATTATCCTGCTTTGGATTAATTATTCCGCTCAAATTCTCTTTTTAGGTGCCGAGTTTACCCAAGTTTGGGCTAACCGATACGGATCTCTCATGCGAGGTTCGCGAAAGAATATCCTAAACAGCGAAAACGGGGAATCCTCCGCACGCAAACATCGGAAGCACTCTTAA
- the devC gene encoding ABC transporter permease DevC has protein sequence MIGLIQPLQQLRRRTPLGWLQLSHDKGRMVVAVAGIAFADVLMFMQLGFQNALYTSNTRLHQALQTDLVLIHPQARNLINLSSFPRRRLYQAMNVPGVKSAEPLYVKIANWKNPETRRETSLMVVGFNPSHPAFALPEVNQNLIAIKLPDTVLFDRASRGDYQKTIAQIAEGKAVKAEVERRTINVSGLFTVGASFAADGILMTSDQNYLRLFARQNAASVNAGLIQLQPGADPVEVQQVLKAYLPDDVKVLTKQEFIDFEKNYWAKNTAIGFVFNLGVAMGFVVGVIIVYQVLSTDVSDHMGEYATFKAMGYRNVYLLGIVFEEALILSVLGFLPGVGVSFGLYSLTRNATNLPLYMTLLRAVIVLLLNVIMCTISGAIATRKLQAADPAEMF, from the coding sequence ATGATTGGACTCATCCAACCCTTACAACAATTAAGACGCAGAACTCCCCTCGGATGGCTGCAACTGAGTCACGACAAAGGGCGAATGGTCGTTGCAGTAGCAGGAATTGCCTTTGCTGACGTTTTGATGTTCATGCAGTTAGGCTTTCAAAATGCGCTTTACACCAGCAATACGCGGCTGCATCAAGCCTTGCAAACAGACTTAGTTTTGATTCACCCGCAAGCGCGAAATTTGATTAATTTGTCTTCCTTCCCCAGGCGCAGATTGTATCAAGCAATGAACGTACCTGGCGTGAAATCAGCCGAGCCGCTTTACGTGAAAATTGCTAACTGGAAAAATCCCGAAACTCGGCGCGAAACGTCGCTGATGGTGGTGGGTTTCAATCCCAGCCACCCGGCGTTTGCGCTGCCAGAAGTCAACCAAAATTTGATCGCGATTAAATTGCCGGATACCGTGTTGTTCGATCGAGCTTCTAGGGGAGACTACCAAAAAACGATCGCACAAATAGCTGAAGGCAAAGCCGTTAAAGCTGAGGTAGAGCGGCGCACGATTAACGTCAGCGGTTTATTCACAGTTGGAGCATCTTTTGCTGCCGACGGTATTTTGATGACTAGCGATCAAAATTACCTGCGCCTGTTTGCGAGACAAAACGCCGCGAGTGTTAATGCCGGGTTAATTCAACTGCAACCCGGTGCTGACCCCGTGGAAGTTCAACAAGTTTTGAAAGCATACTTACCAGATGATGTCAAGGTACTAACCAAACAAGAATTTATCGATTTTGAGAAAAACTATTGGGCTAAGAATACTGCGATCGGCTTTGTGTTTAATTTAGGCGTCGCGATGGGTTTTGTAGTTGGTGTCATTATTGTTTATCAAGTTCTCTCAACCGATGTCAGCGACCACATGGGAGAATACGCTACTTTCAAAGCGATGGGCTACCGCAATGTTTATTTACTGGGCATCGTTTTTGAAGAAGCTCTAATTCTTTCCGTCCTCGGTTTTTTGCCGGGAGTAGGAGTCTCTTTCGGACTCTACTCTTTAACTCGCAATGCTACAAATTTACCTCTTTATATGACGCTGCTTAGAGCAGTTATAGTATTACTTTTGAACGTGATTATGTGTACTATCTCGGGAGCAATTGCCACTCGCAAACTGCAAGCAGCCGATCCAGCAGAGATGTTTTAA
- a CDS encoding DevA family ABC transporter ATP-binding protein, protein MKSTNISTTTNKLPISEPVICLHELDHYFGQGQLRKQVLFGINLEINAGEIVLMTGPSGSGKTTLLTLIGGLRSGQSGSLKILGQEMCHASSDQLVKARRQIGYIFQAHNLHRSLTALQNVQMGLEVHGNLSRSQMRDRSAKMLELVGLEQRINYYPDDLSGGQKQRVAIARALVSQPQIVLADEPTAALDSKSGREVVNVMQQLAKEQGCTILLVTHDNRILDIADRILHMEDGKLA, encoded by the coding sequence ATGAAATCCACTAATATCAGCACGACAACTAACAAATTACCGATTTCTGAGCCTGTAATTTGTCTGCACGAACTCGACCACTACTTCGGTCAAGGTCAACTGCGAAAACAGGTACTTTTTGGCATCAACTTAGAAATTAATGCCGGGGAGATTGTCCTGATGACCGGGCCTTCTGGTTCTGGAAAAACAACGCTTTTGACTTTGATTGGCGGGCTGAGATCCGGTCAATCGGGAAGTCTCAAAATTCTCGGTCAAGAGATGTGCCATGCGAGTTCAGACCAATTGGTAAAGGCGCGGCGCCAAATTGGCTATATTTTTCAGGCGCACAACTTGCACCGCAGTTTGACGGCGCTGCAAAACGTGCAGATGGGTTTGGAAGTTCACGGCAATTTGTCGCGTTCTCAAATGCGCGATCGCTCTGCAAAAATGCTAGAGTTAGTAGGACTGGAACAGCGGATTAACTATTATCCAGATGACTTGTCGGGAGGACAGAAACAAAGAGTGGCGATCGCCCGCGCTTTGGTCAGTCAACCGCAAATTGTTTTAGCTGACGAACCCACAGCCGCCCTCGACAGCAAATCCGGTCGCGAAGTGGTGAATGTGATGCAGCAACTGGCTAAAGAGCAGGGCTGTACTATTCTGTTAGTAACCCACGATAACCGAATTTTGGATATTGCCGATCGCATCCTTCACATGGAAGATGGAAAATTAGCCTAA
- a CDS encoding DUF4347 domain-containing protein, with the protein MNKEIIFVDSSLQDYQSLIQNVNSAQIVILKENSSAIAQITQALADQKDIAAVHILSHGSEGSLKLGSDILDSHNLENCSSQIKQWGNALTENGDILFYGCDAGSGETGLNFVKHLSEITGADVAASNNITGSAASGGDGELEVKFGEIETKPLNFANYNYTLAGLTGTADSKGINVTATPTSTAIDVLANDTGTGRLSVDSIVTGPSHGTAIIGDSIYVGGIFSGIGGQNRNNIAKLNSDGTVDTTFNPNANSYVNTIALDSSGNLIVGGGFTTIGGQTRNNIAKLDPITGAADTTFNPNANSYVHAIALDSSSNPIVGGGFTTIGGQTRNHIAKLDPITGAADTTFNPNADNSVDAIALDSSGNPYVGGWFTQIGGQTRNYIAKLDPITGAADTTFNPNDAGFWSVTAIALHSSGNLIVGGWVSGGLHAGHPPIRSAKLNPTTGATDTTFYPNVGVQFNAIAFDSSDNSIVGGWSFMSISAKVAKFNPTTGAVDTTFNATANPFGSSVNAIAIDPKKNILYTPNANFNGVDTFTYTAKESSGVSTPITVNVNVNVNHSPVLDNSGPPALTAINQGDSDSTGTPISTIIANLGGTKITDSDTDAKQGIAITNLDTTNGTWQYTTDGTIWINAPWQYTTDGTMIKTSRVSATNALLLASDANTKIRFVPNASYNGTVTNAITFKAWDQITGTNGGTADVTADLTANGTSSVFSTADETANITVNPAPAITSVSAPTNSTYRVGENLDFTVTFNEPVTITGGANLPITLDTGGTLNATLNGTGASATTHTFRYTVASGNLDTDGITVGTALTLPTNATIQNATHANALLTLNSVGSTTGVLVDGVAPIVTISPVADITTAGGTSQSLTVTFSDNNAVDVSSLDSSDILINWSGGDIPAKFVSVDTNSNGTPRTATYSFIPPGESWDNTDNGTYTVKLQASQVKDSLGNFNVAGSLGTFNVNIAVPVPQPTPIPIPPVTPTPTVTPTPTETPTETPTPTPITIAINTPSVSNIDRGEPTNLPQNQEVDGNYLLSDEDDISIPQSAFGKPLFALSGNDNLTGSDENDTIYGNQGADTIDSGNGNDNLFGGKESDQLSGGNGDDFLSGNNDNDTLIGGNDNDPLHGGKGNDVLIGGNGNDELWGDRGFDVLIGGLGPDTFVLQYTPPNPSQADVITDFTADDKIKLIGANFSQLTFESVNVILDGVMPLTATAIKSGNDYLGLVYNVNPTAFKSSSFL; encoded by the coding sequence ATGAACAAGGAAATCATTTTCGTTGACTCGTCTCTACAAGATTATCAAAGCCTGATTCAAAACGTCAATTCCGCTCAAATTGTAATTTTAAAAGAAAATTCGAGCGCGATCGCACAAATTACCCAAGCCTTGGCCGATCAAAAAGATATTGCAGCCGTGCACATCCTTTCCCACGGTAGCGAAGGTAGTTTAAAACTCGGTTCTGACATACTCGACTCTCACAACCTAGAAAATTGCAGCAGTCAGATAAAACAGTGGGGAAATGCCCTAACTGAAAACGGCGATATCCTATTTTATGGATGCGATGCGGGTTCAGGAGAAACCGGCCTCAATTTTGTCAAGCATCTCAGCGAAATAACAGGCGCAGATGTAGCAGCTTCTAATAACATAACGGGTTCTGCGGCAAGTGGCGGCGACGGGGAGTTAGAAGTGAAATTTGGGGAAATTGAAACCAAACCCCTGAATTTTGCCAATTATAACTACACTTTAGCCGGACTCACTGGCACCGCAGATAGCAAAGGAATCAATGTTACTGCTACCCCTACTTCCACCGCTATCGATGTTTTAGCGAACGACACGGGAACCGGCAGACTCAGTGTTGATAGTATCGTCACCGGCCCTAGCCACGGCACAGCGATTATTGGTGATTCGATCTATGTCGGTGGCATTTTCTCCGGCATCGGCGGTCAAAATCGCAACAACATTGCCAAGTTAAACTCTGATGGGACTGTTGATACTACCTTTAACCCAAATGCGAATAGTTATGTCAATACGATCGCCCTCGATAGCAGTGGAAACCTCATTGTTGGTGGGGGGTTCACCACCATCGGCGGTCAAACTCGCAACAACATTGCCAAATTAGACCCGATTACTGGGGCTGCTGATACTACCTTTAACCCCAATGCGAATAGTTATGTCCATGCGATCGCTCTCGATAGCAGTAGCAACCCCATTGTTGGTGGGGGGTTCACCACCATCGGCGGTCAAACTCGCAACCACATTGCCAAGTTAGACCCGATTACTGGGGCTGCTGATACTACCTTTAACCCCAATGCGGATAATTCGGTCGATGCGATCGCTCTCGATAGCAGTGGAAACCCCTATGTCGGTGGCTGGTTCACCCAAATCGGCGGTCAAACCCGCAACTACATTGCCAAGTTAGACCCGATTACTGGGGCTGCTGATACTACCTTTAACCCCAATGATGCGGGTTTTTGGAGTGTCACGGCGATCGCCCTCCATAGCAGTGGCAACCTCATTGTCGGTGGCTGGGTTTCCGGGGGGTTACACGCCGGTCATCCTCCCATCCGAAGTGCGAAATTAAACCCAACTACTGGGGCGACTGATACTACCTTTTACCCAAATGTGGGTGTTCAATTCAATGCGATCGCTTTCGATAGCAGTGACAACTCCATAGTTGGTGGCTGGTCTTTCATGAGCATATCGGCCAAGGTTGCGAAGTTCAACCCGACTACTGGGGCGGTTGATACTACCTTTAACGCCACAGCTAACCCGTTTGGGTCTTCGGTCAATGCGATCGCGATCGACCCGAAAAAAAACATCCTCTACACCCCCAATGCCAATTTCAACGGCGTAGACACCTTCACCTACACCGCCAAAGAAAGTAGCGGTGTCAGCACTCCCATCACCGTCAACGTCAACGTCAACGTCAACCACTCCCCCGTATTAGATAACAGCGGCCCCCCCGCGCTCACCGCCATCAACCAAGGAGACAGCGACAGTACCGGCACACCAATTAGCACAATTATCGCGAATCTGGGGGGAACAAAAATCACCGACAGTGATACCGATGCCAAACAAGGCATCGCGATCACCAACTTAGACACAACTAACGGCACTTGGCAATACACCACCGACGGCACTATCTGGATAAATGCCCCCTGGCAATACACCACCGACGGCACTATGATAAAGACCTCCAGAGTTAGTGCCACAAACGCCTTACTTCTGGCCAGTGATGCCAATACCAAAATCCGCTTTGTCCCCAATGCCAGCTACAATGGCACTGTCACTAACGCCATCACCTTCAAAGCCTGGGACCAAATCACCGGCACCAACGGCGGCACAGCAGACGTAACAGCAGACTTAACTGCCAACGGTACATCCAGCGTATTCAGCACCGCTGACGAAACCGCCAATATTACCGTCAACCCCGCACCCGCCATCACCAGTGTCAGCGCACCCACCAATAGCACCTATCGAGTTGGAGAAAACCTGGACTTTACCGTTACCTTCAACGAACCCGTAACCATCACTGGCGGTGCCAACTTACCGATTACCCTAGATACTGGCGGCACCCTCAACGCTACCCTCAACGGTACAGGAGCCTCTGCCACCACCCATACCTTCCGCTATACTGTTGCTTCTGGCAACCTAGATACCGACGGCATCACAGTTGGTACGGCCTTAACTTTACCCACGAATGCTACCATTCAAAATGCCACCCATGCCAACGCGCTCCTAACTTTAAATAGCGTCGGTAGCACCACAGGCGTATTAGTCGATGGGGTTGCTCCCATCGTCACCATAAGTCCTGTTGCTGATATTACGACAGCCGGAGGAACCAGTCAAAGTTTGACAGTTACTTTCAGCGATAATAATGCTGTCGATGTTTCAAGTTTGGACAGTTCTGATATTTTGATAAATTGGTCTGGCGGTGACATTCCTGCCAAATTTGTCAGTGTCGATACTAATAGTAATGGTACGCCTCGGACAGCAACTTATTCGTTTATTCCGCCTGGGGAAAGTTGGGATAATACTGACAATGGAACTTATACTGTTAAGTTGCAAGCAAGTCAAGTTAAAGATAGTCTTGGCAATTTCAATGTTGCTGGTAGTTTAGGGACTTTTAACGTTAATATTGCGGTGCCGGTTCCCCAACCAACGCCAATTCCAATTCCACCGGTAACACCGACACCAACGGTGACACCAACACCAACGGAAACACCAACGGAAACGCCGACACCGACACCCATAACGATCGCAATTAACACGCCATCAGTCAGTAATATCGATCGCGGTGAACCAACTAATTTGCCACAAAATCAAGAAGTAGATGGCAACTATCTACTGAGTGATGAAGATGATATCAGTATCCCACAATCAGCCTTCGGCAAACCGCTATTCGCGTTATCAGGTAATGATAACTTGACGGGAAGTGACGAGAATGACACCATCTATGGCAACCAAGGTGCTGATACCATTGATAGCGGTAATGGGAACGATAACTTGTTTGGGGGTAAAGAATCCGATCAATTGTCTGGTGGTAATGGTGATGACTTCTTGAGTGGAAATAATGACAATGATACTCTCATTGGTGGCAATGATAATGATCCCTTACACGGGGGGAAGGGAAATGATGTCTTGATTGGTGGGAATGGGAATGATGAGTTATGGGGCGATCGAGGTTTCGATGTGCTCATAGGTGGCTTGGGACCTGATACCTTTGTGTTACAATATACCCCTCCTAACCCATCTCAAGCTGATGTGATTACTGACTTCACTGCCGACGATAAAATAAAGTTGATTGGTGCCAATTTCAGTCAACTAACCTTTGAGTCGGTTAATGTCATCTTAGATGGGGTGATGCCTCTAACTGCAACGGCGATTAAATCTGGGAATGACTACTTGGGATTGGTTTATAATGTGAATCCAACTGCTTTTAAGAGTAGCTCTTTCTTGTAA
- a CDS encoding DUF4915 domain-containing protein has protein sequence MVNINSLVLNNDDRTGGKGSGWRLGAVINSRIFSMRAKHRCCARNQQNLGCLANLRSRNGALLYERLYLSSKYQLWLDDVLAAGGEHRGDDRLYIPRIGYTTGDIDIHEIAVDKNHQIITL, from the coding sequence TTGGTAAATATTAATTCATTGGTGTTAAACAATGACGATCGCACCGGAGGGAAAGGAAGCGGTTGGCGGCTGGGTGCGGTGATTAATTCTCGGATTTTCTCAATGCGAGCAAAACATAGGTGCTGTGCCAGAAATCAACAGAATCTAGGCTGTTTGGCGAATCTTCGATCGCGCAATGGGGCTTTACTGTACGAACGCCTCTATTTAAGCTCAAAATATCAACTTTGGCTAGACGATGTGCTAGCTGCGGGTGGGGAACATCGAGGTGACGATCGCCTATATATTCCAAGAATCGGCTATACTACAGGAGATATCGACATTCACGAGATCGCAGTAGATAAAAATCATCAAATCATTACTCTCTGA
- a CDS encoding glycosyltransferase family 4 protein: MISLTKKRIALISVHSDPAVEIGKEEAGGQNVCVRQLGEALAKQGWQVDMFTRSSDRQQARIVQHSPNCRTIRLVAGPQEFIPRDELYGYLPIFVQEFQKFQLESGFQYRLVHTNYWLSSWVGMELKKSQPLLQVHTYHSLAAVKYKSVSTIPMIAKTRLQVEKTLLETADRVVATSPQEKEHMRSLVSSKGNIDIIPCGTDVERFGSIARSTARRHLGIAPETKVVLYVGPFDPRKGIEILVRAVSLSAVPKANLQLIIGGGWRAGESDGKERDRIGSIVEELGLSDITSFPGALNRDILPAYYAAADVCVVPSHYEPFGLVAIEAMACGTPVIASDVGGLKYTVVPQETGLLAPPKNEAAFAEALDRLLLDSVWRQQLGHTARQRVESYFSWDGIASQLSQLYTQLLEQSALELDPVSA; this comes from the coding sequence ATGATTTCATTAACTAAAAAACGTATCGCTCTCATATCCGTACACAGCGATCCCGCTGTGGAAATTGGCAAAGAAGAAGCGGGCGGGCAAAATGTTTGCGTGCGTCAATTAGGCGAAGCTTTGGCAAAACAGGGGTGGCAAGTTGATATGTTCACCCGCTCATCCGATCGCCAACAAGCAAGAATTGTACAGCACAGTCCGAATTGCCGGACAATTCGGCTAGTAGCAGGGCCGCAAGAATTTATTCCCCGCGACGAACTCTACGGATATTTGCCAATCTTTGTTCAAGAATTTCAGAAGTTTCAGTTAGAATCAGGCTTTCAATATCGCTTAGTTCACACGAATTACTGGCTGTCTTCTTGGGTGGGAATGGAGTTGAAAAAATCGCAACCCCTGCTGCAAGTTCACACTTACCATTCTTTGGCAGCAGTTAAATACAAGTCGGTTTCGACAATTCCGATGATTGCCAAAACCAGGTTGCAAGTCGAAAAAACACTTTTGGAAACAGCCGATCGCGTGGTGGCTACCAGTCCCCAAGAAAAAGAACACATGAGGTCTCTGGTTTCCTCAAAAGGCAATATTGACATCATTCCCTGCGGTACGGACGTTGAACGGTTCGGCTCGATCGCCCGATCGACCGCCCGCCGCCACTTGGGAATAGCCCCCGAAACCAAAGTCGTGTTGTACGTCGGCCCTTTCGACCCCCGCAAGGGCATCGAAATCTTAGTCCGCGCCGTCAGTCTGTCGGCAGTACCCAAAGCCAATTTACAACTCATAATTGGCGGCGGCTGGCGTGCGGGGGAAAGCGATGGCAAAGAGCGCGATCGTATCGGCAGCATCGTGGAAGAACTCGGGCTCAGCGACATTACCAGTTTTCCCGGCGCCTTGAACAGAGACATTCTCCCCGCCTACTACGCCGCCGCCGATGTGTGCGTCGTTCCCAGCCACTACGAACCCTTCGGTTTAGTCGCCATTGAAGCGATGGCGTGCGGCACGCCGGTCATCGCCTCCGACGTGGGAGGGCTCAAATATACTGTAGTGCCGCAAGAAACAGGTTTGCTCGCGCCGCCGAAAAATGAAGCAGCCTTTGCCGAGGCGCTCGATCGCTTGTTACTTGACTCAGTATGGCGCCAGCAACTCGGACACACAGCCCGCCAGCGCGTCGAAAGCTATTTCAGTTGGGACGGTATCGCCTCCCAACTCAGTCAACTTTACACTCAACTGCTCGAACAATCGGCCCTTGAGCTTGACCCGGTGAGCGCTTAG
- a CDS encoding DevA family ABC transporter ATP-binding protein, translated as MNSTTLYPTTNALQIPAPIISAHQLDHYFGQGQLRKQVLFGINLDINAGEIVLMTGPSGSGKTTLLTLIGGLRSGQSGSLKILGQEMCKASADQLVKARRKIGYIFQAHNLHRSLTALQNVQMGLEVHGNLSRSQMRDRSAKMLELVGLEQRINYYPDDLSGGQKQRVAIARALVSQPQIVLADEPTAALDSKSGREVVNLMQQLAKEQGCTILLVTHDNRILDIADRILHMEDGKLA; from the coding sequence ATGAATTCTACTACTCTCTACCCGACAACCAACGCCTTACAGATTCCTGCACCTATAATTTCCGCGCACCAACTCGACCACTACTTCGGTCAAGGTCAACTGCGAAAACAGGTACTTTTTGGCATTAATCTCGACATTAATGCAGGTGAAATCGTGCTGATGACTGGGCCTTCCGGTTCGGGAAAAACCACACTTTTAACTTTGATTGGCGGGCTGAGATCCGGTCAATCGGGAAGTCTCAAAATTCTCGGTCAAGAAATGTGCAAAGCCAGCGCAGACCAATTGGTAAAGGCGCGGCGCAAAATTGGCTATATTTTTCAGGCGCACAACTTGCACCGCAGTTTGACGGCGCTACAAAACGTGCAGATGGGTTTGGAAGTTCACGGGAATTTGTCGCGTTCCCAAATGCGCGATCGCTCTGCAAAAATGCTAGAGTTAGTAGGACTGGAACAGCGGATTAACTATTATCCAGATGACTTGTCGGGAGGACAGAAACAAAGAGTGGCGATCGCCCGCGCTTTGGTCAGTCAACCGCAAATTGTTTTAGCTGACGAACCCACAGCCGCCCTCGACAGCAAATCCGGTCGCGAAGTGGTGAATTTGATGCAGCAACTGGCTAAAGAGCAGGGCTGTACTATTCTGTTAGTAACCCACGATAACCGAATTTTGGATATTGCCGATCGCATCCTTCACATGGAAGATGGAAAATTAGCCTAA